Genomic window (Vigna unguiculata cultivar IT97K-499-35 chromosome 10, ASM411807v1, whole genome shotgun sequence):
GCATAgtaattaaactaattaaaaatgatCCATGATATATAACTTTGAATATAGTATCACGAAAATGgaaagtttataattaaaaaatgtaaaacattattttcattTCGTACACTGTTTATTTAATTACTGAAAATAGTAAATCACGTGGATCATAAAAAAATGGCTCgagtatatatatttacaaatattttatccTCTATATGCAGCAAAAGGTATTGTGATCACAAATTGTctatataaagaagaaaacccTAAGCCATGAAGGTGCAACAACAACACTGTAATAAGTTGTGATAGAAATTAGAATCAGTAACAGTGACGAGAGAATAATGAAggtgtttgtttttgttgttgctaTAACAGTAGCAGCATGGCAGTGTGAGGGTTCAGAGCATGGTGCAAGCTTCCAAATTTTCCCTCTGAGAATGAAAACTGGTCATGGTGGAAGGTATATTCCAGAAGTTTCGTGCCAGAGTTGGAGGGTTGGTGTGGAAGCACACAACGTTATTGAATGGAAAACTGTGCCTTTGGATTGTGAGGGTTACGTTGGAAACTATATGCTTGGTGACCAATATAGATCAGACTCCAAAACTGTTTGTGGTGAAGCTTATTCTTACGCCAACACCCTAAATATCACTGCCAAAGATATATGGGTGTTTGATGTAGACGAAACCACACTCTCTAATCTCCCTTATTATGCTCATCATGGATTTGGGTATcttctgttttctgtttttttttcttttttctattactAATCATAATTCATATCTTCTTATAAGTATTGTTGTAAGCAAGTAATTACTAACACTAGAACACGTAAAGAACTCATTATTAGATATTCAATGCTATGTCACCATTTAAGACATTAGATATTTGATTTGGATAAACCGaagatttgataaaaaataaaaaaaaaaactagaagaaATAGTAATAGCTTAAATTCTTAATTACATCCATTTAGAGAATAGTTAGGTTTTCAgttaggaaaataatttttttaagtggtttttcattttttcattttcaatattctaaaaccacttaaaaaatgtcacctcatgttgtaagagaaagttgtcaaaatttagtagtcaaaatatcattattctttGAGTTAAATAACCTACTATCTCTCACTAGGTTGATTTTAGGATGGAATGAAACACTTTAATATACATACTTTTGTTTAGTATTTTATCTTGGTATTTCTacaacttatatttatattaagtatACTTGGTATTTTGACACCAcaccttttttaaaattatttgatactATCCCTCATTactatttattcttttttttttctagaaatataaaagttaacttttgttAAGACTATTTTACTCTTCTAAGAATTGTCAAATAGTCGTCAAATAGTTTCAAATAACCTTTttacttatattaaaataacaaaacaataagATGGTTAGGTTAGTAAGGGAGTTTATGtataatttgttttcatataattagttcgtaaaattaaatttgatattaattatttatgatcATGTGACTTTTTGTAGGGTGGAACCATATAATTCGACATTGTTTAATAAATGGGTTGATCTGGGTGAGGCACCAGCACTGCCTGAGAGTCTCAAACTGTACAAGAAACTGTTGTCGCTTGGCATCAAGATTGTGTTCTTGACAGGAAGACCACTGGAACAGAAGGCTATCACAGTTACCAACTTAAAGATTGCAGGATACCACAAATGGGAAAAATTAATCGTAAAGTGAGTTTCTTTTCACTATAAAATTTCCATAATCATccatattttaattcaattttatgtgtttaaaattttatattgattatagATAACacgaatttataatatattattaagcgtcaaatttatattacaaattattaaCGTTAATCGTTAGAATCAgccaaaattttcttcatatttattattgttataattatataacttaaaaaatagcTGACCCGTGTTTGAACAAATGCATGGCGTGAAAATATAAACAACAAATTTCGTGACGTGTAGAGATCATTAATATAGGCttagaaaatatttgtattatttgttgTGAATCAAAGAAAGAACATGCTGAGTATCTTTTACATTTTCAACATATTAATACTCACTtctttgattaatattttcCCAAAAATCATTAGACAAATAATATTGCAAAAGGCATAGTGATAAGTTTTGGCAATTATTGATGATATCGTTGACAATCAATAATATGAGTAGAGAGGACAAAGTTAGGGTAGGGTAGGGTGGTGGAAAAGGAACTTGGTAGGGCAAGGAAAAATAGTGAATCATGAAAAGAAACACATACATAGGTTAGTTAAGATTATTTTCATGCGTGGACAATAAATTAATAGGTGATTCATTACTAGTCTAATATCGGGTAGAACAGAATGTCCAATAAAATTTGTTAGGATATGCTCTAACCTGGTTCTAATACTATGTTAGAAGTGGACGAATAATGTTGAAAGTGAATTGCActaacttatatattatgaattggccttatctctaatcgatgtgagacttccaacatgTTTGTCCAGAACGTGACATGTTTCGGCATCAGAATTTACAGTCCAGATATAACTTTTTTGTGCATAATATAATGGGTTTTTGTTATAGGGATACTTCTATATACCATGGTAAGACAGCAGTTACATACAAATCAAGTGAGAGAAAGAAGCTGGAGGAACAGGGATACAACATCATCGGAAACATTGGAGACCAATGGAGTGATATTCTGGGAACCAACACCGGCGACAGGACCTTTAAGCTTCCCGATCCTATGTACTATATTAGTTGAGACTCTGTAACTATTATAGCAACTACTTTGCTCCTATGAATGGAATAAGATGCATACATGTAACAGTAATTGTTGTATGTGAGTTTCTCACAGAGTTTTCTTTTCTATGATCTAAACGCACCAATTGCTCATGTCATGAATTTGTATTAGTAtttattttcaacaaatatttataaaagttgtTTCTACACAGTCGTACCACATCGTTTAGAAATCGAggtctaaaataatttaaatattaacttttcCTTCAATCCTTATGAAGATTAAATCTTACAAACTTCAAAAAAGTCGACGATATTCAAAAGAGATaggatcaaaataaaaatattagaaaaaaagaaaataatcttgtaataactaaattttagcgattttatgtaaaaatttgatgtgatattttttaaataatttttacttttttattttttcagttctttatattttaaaaccacttaaaaacttaaaaacttttaaaatttgatcgttaaaatatcataatcatAGAAAAAACAGTCCATTTTTGTCTTAGTTGAAACAAATGGGATATTAAGAATATTTTGAGAGTTGAGATATTATTCTTTAATGGAAGGAGATAAATGAGAGAAATGAATGAGGTGGAGAGCACAAAGTTCCTGTCGTCATCGCATCATTCTTTTTTGTCTATTATTCTCTTCTACTATTTAGTTTCTCTTCtatccaaaattataaaactattttgctatgagttttaagtttttttagcAACAGTATTTAAAACTGAGTGTTTATTTATGTATGTTTTGTATGTTCTAGTTCTTTATTATGTTATGTccgaattttaattaatat
Coding sequences:
- the LOC114166097 gene encoding stem 28 kDa glycoprotein-like, yielding MKVFVFVVAITVAAWQCEGSEHGASFQIFPLRMKTGHGGRYIPEVSCQSWRVGVEAHNVIEWKTVPLDCEGYVGNYMLGDQYRSDSKTVCGEAYSYANTLNITAKDIWVFDVDETTLSNLPYYAHHGFGVEPYNSTLFNKWVDLGEAPALPESLKLYKKLLSLGIKIVFLTGRPLEQKAITVTNLKIAGYHKWEKLIVKDTSIYHGKTAVTYKSSERKKLEEQGYNIIGNIGDQWSDILGTNTGDRTFKLPDPMYYIS